A single Cannabis sativa cultivar Pink pepper isolate KNU-18-1 chromosome 7, ASM2916894v1, whole genome shotgun sequence DNA region contains:
- the LOC115697825 gene encoding probable polygalacturonase At1g80170, with product MDNLFNLSFLSLLMITVAAGNMLLHNDNIAMFDDELESRDIIEEENDFDFFDIPSWTSVRGSKILVNVDSFGAVGDGVADDTQAFQKAWDTACSTSSAVLLVPQDRRYLVNATKFQGPCAEKLVIQIDGTIVAPDEPKNWNPKFARQWLDFTKLEGVIFQGQGVIDGSGSKWWAASCKRNKTNPCKGAPTALTIDSSNDIKVKGLTIQNSQQMNFVIARSNVVRITGVKVTAPGDSPNTDGIHITQSTNVVLQDSRIGTGDDCVSIVNASSNIKMKRIYCGPGHGISIGSLGKDNSIGIVTRVVLDTAVLKETTNGLRIKTWQGGSGYVQAVRFQNVKMIDVANPIIIDQFYCDSPKSCENQTSAVSISKIIYKNISGTTTSKKAMKFACSDTVPCSNIVLRNVNLEKKDGTVETYCNSAQGFGYGNIHPSADCLSSHDDKNLPPINQNDIVHTEL from the exons ATGGATAATTTATTTaatctttcttttctttctttgttaaTGATAACAGTTGCTGCTGGGAACATGCTGCTGCATAATGACAATATTGCCATGTTTGATGATGAGCTAGAAAGCCGGGACATAATTGAGGAAGAAAACGATTTCGATTTCTTTGATATCCCTTCGTGGACAAGCGTTCGTGGTAGCAAGATTCTTGTGAATGTAGATAGCTTTGGCGCAGTTGGAGACGGCGTTGCTGATGATACACAG GCTTTCCAAAAGGCTTGGGATACCGCCTGCTCAACATCAAGTGCGGTTCTTTTAGTACCTCAAGATCGCCGTTATCTTGTCAATGCAACGAAATTTCAAGGGCCATGTGCAGAAAAGTTAGTTATCCAG ATTGATGGAACAATTGTGGCACCAGATGAGCCAAAGAACTGGAATCCAAAGTTTGCGCGGCAATGGCTTGATTTCACCAAACTTGAGGGAGTCATATTCCAAGGGCAGGGAGTTATTGATGGCTCGGGTAGCAAATGGTGGGCAGCATCCTGCAAAAGGAACAAGACAAAC CCATGCAAAGGGGCACCAACG GCATTAACTATAGATTCAAGCAATGATATAAAGGTAAAAGGTCTCACCATACAGAACAGCCAACAGATGAATTTTGTCATTGCTCGGTCCAATGTTGTCCGAATTACTGGTGTAAAAGTTACAGCTCCAGGAGACAGTCCCAACACTGATGGAATACATATCACTCAATCAACTAATGTGGTTCTACAAGACAGCAGAATCGGAACag GGGATGATTGTGTCTCAATTGTCAATGCTAGCTCCAACATCAAGATGAAGAGAATTTATTGTGGACCAGGACATGGGATAAG CATTGGAAGTCTTGGAAAGGACAATTCCATAGGCATAGTTACTCGAGTGGTCTTGGATACGGCAGTCCTCAAGGAAACTACTAATGGTCTCAGGATCAAGACTTGGCAG GGAGGTTCTGGTTATGTTCAAGCTGTACGTTTCCAAAATGTGAAGATGATAGATGTAGCCAACCCCATTATTATTGATCAGTTCTACTGTGATTCTCCAAAAAGTTGCGAAAACCAG ACTTCTGCAGTGAGCATAAGCAAGATCATCTACAAGAATATAAGCGGAACCACAACGAGCAAAAAGGCCATGAAATTTGCTTGCAGCGATACAGTCCCATGCAGCAACATAGTTCTGAGGAATGTTAACTTAGAGAAGAAAGACGGGACAGTCGAGACCTATTGCAACTCTGCTCAAGGCTTTGGATACGGGAATATTCACCCTTCAGCTGACTGCCTTAGCAGTCATGATGACAAGAACCTTCCACCGATCAATCAGAATGATATCGTCCACACTGAACTCTGA
- the LOC115697826 gene encoding uncharacterized protein LOC115697826 yields the protein MEVVSSSSEFSLSSLNIFLLRPLLAIAFVLSLIILGWFLAWKLVLVHVPLVQEIFGLRKKTFKPKPKTTGRFSKIYSNIESEALKSSSS from the exons ATGGAGGTTGTGTCGTCCTCTTCTGAGTTTTCTCTTTCCTCTCTCAACATTTTCCTTCTACGCCCACTTCTCGCTATTGCATTTGTTCTTTCCTTGATTATTCTCG GGTGGTTCTTGGCATGGAAGCTAGTTCTGGTTCACGTTCCATTGGTACAAGAAATTTTCGGTCTACGAAAGAAAACCTTCAAACCAAAACCCAAAACAACTGGTCGCTTTTCAAAGATTTACAGTAATATTGAGTCTGAAGCCCTTAAATCTTCATCTTCCTAA
- the LOC133039754 gene encoding protein FAR1-RELATED SEQUENCE 5-like: MEHMPDVTHRLCAWHLNTNASKKVKDPIFLKIFKDLMYNYYEEEDFEARWLDVVETQQLTDNEWCQTTFDTRKQWAETYLRGSFVAGMRTTQRCESINSALKKFLEKNYCLREFVTTIDMTVSKLRHNETANDFKSRCTRPHPPNPTCLTTYYNQCAEFYTRTMYHKVAEQLDLENNYFVISEEQEGEWQIYTIGKFQHPEVRYRVHYCEGQRALHCSCMLYESQGYPCRHLWATMKRLNIRRIPNTLLMKRWSKSAKTNLHLHFNPPAQEQQHIYEMARFGSLSSLTYNFTFYAAKTRGFVHACKGRD; encoded by the coding sequence ATGGAACACATGCCTGATGTGACACACCGTCTATGTGCTTGGCATCTCAATACAAATGCTTCCAAAAAGGTTAAAGATCCGATCttcttgaaaatatttaaagatcTAATGTACAACTACTACGAGGAGGAGGATTTCGAAGCAAGATGGTTAGACGTCGTCGAAACCCAACAACTAACAGATAATGAATGGTGCCAAACAACATTCGACACAAGAAAACAGTGGGCAGAAACTTATTTAAGGGGTTCATTCGTTGCAGGAATGAGAACCACACAACGTTGCGAATCGATCAACTCGGCCCTAAAAAAATTTTTAGAGAAGAATTATTGCTTGCGTGAGTTCGTCACAACCATAGATATGACAGTCTCAAAGCTCAGACACAACGAGACTGCAAATGACTTCAAAAGCAGATGCACTCGACCTCACCCACCTAATCCTACATGCTTGACCACGTACTACAACCAATGTGctgaattctacacaagaaCTATGTACCACAAGGTTGCTGAGCAGCTTGATTTAGAGAATAATTATTTTGTCATAAGTGAGGAGCAAGAAGGAGAGTGGCAGATATACACCATTGGAAAGTTTCAGCATCCGGAGGTCCGATACCGAGTTCATTACTGTGAAGGCCAACGAGCACTACACTGTAGCTGCATGCTATATGAAAGTCAGGGGTACCCTTGTAGACATTTATGGGCTACAATGAAAAGATTAAACATCAGAAGAATACCTAATACTCTTCTCATGAAGCGATGGAGCAAATCCGCGAAGAcaaatctccacctacatttTAACCCCCCGGCCCAAGAACAACAACACATTTATGAGATGGCTAGGTTTGGATCTCTCAGCTCATTAACTTATAACTTCACTTTCTATGCGGCAAAAACGAGAGGATTCGTACACGCGTGCAAAGGAAGAGATTGA
- the LOC133029236 gene encoding uncharacterized protein LOC133029236, which produces MKSKVVSFMDSLHTAMNEKYRVEATKEMLSTLDLLFEENRSKNVTFVDFRIDRKDRGLPQQDNDRDCGVYVMKYMDAVANEEEVVDEVYHFLNISECTTQV; this is translated from the exons ATGAAGTCGAAGGTTGTCTCATTTATGGACTCCCTACACACCGCAATGAATGAGAAGTATCGTGTGGAGGCTACGAAAGAAATG TTGTCGACGTTGGACCTTTTGTTTGAGGAGAATAGGTCGAAGAATGTGACTTTCGTGGATTTCAGAATTGACAGGAAAGATCGCGGGCTTCCTCAACAAGACAATGACCGAGATTGCGGAGTATACGTCATGAAGTACATGGACGCTGTGGCCAATGAGGAAGAAGTAGTTGATGAGGTATaccactttttaaatatttcagaATGTACTACGCAAGTTTGA
- the LOC133039755 gene encoding uncharacterized protein LOC133039755, translated as MAGKRKRKGGNEPVKKDVTPEPNDNAVGWRNFFNANYKALRAAEKGLTEKEATDKLKVQYKGFTDEEKSEWRSYDPNPNPAKKAVQTRGRKPKAADAKGKKVEVDEEEGAPDSEEASVYGRCSFNRLMRICKNLNLEQKDVIQNAGFGSFIREDAPYVDTRLVSWLIKHVDPTTSILDLYGRKIHLSAAMFGDVMGVDDGGDPVVTEGDSDTRYLEEILNVVEYTVSLTMLEKSLLECVEADSLFLIKFSLVVIGTVLAPKTGVDITSGYLHSLRVTRDIRHKNWATAGFRYLMNSIFRFRNKATKNVSRRTLFLQVH; from the exons ATGGCTGGGAAACGCAAAAGGAAAGGGGGAAATGAACCCGTAAAGAAGGATGTCACCCCCGAGCCGAACGATAATGCGGTTGGTTGGAgaaatttctt CAATGCGAACTACAAAGCCCTTCGAGCAGCTGAGAAGGGATTAACTGAGAAAGAG GCTACCGACAAATTAAAAGTGCAATATAAAGGTTTCACCGACGAGGAGAAGTCTGAGTGGAGAAGCTATGACCCTAACCCTAATCCCGCTAAGAAGGCCGTGCAAACAAGGGGGAGGAAACCAAAGGCAGCTGATGCcaaggggaagaaagtggaGGTGGATGAGGAAGAGGGTGCTCCTGATAGTGAAGAAGCATCTGTGTACGGTCGATGCTCCTTCAACCGTTTAATGAGGATTTGCAAGAACCTGAACCTGGAGCAGAAAGATGTGATCCAAAATGCTGGATTTGGATCATTCATCAGAGAGGATGCACCATACGTTGACACCCGACTAGTGAGTTGGTTAATCAAACATGTTGACCCAACCACTAGCATACTGGATTTGTATGGGAGGAAAATTCACTTATCTGCCGCGATGTTCGGAGATGTTATGGGGGTGGACGACGGAGGGGATCCTGTAGTCACCGAGGGTGATAGTGACACTCGATATCTGGAGGAGATATTGAACGTTGTCGAGTACACCGTGTCCTTGACAATGTTGGAGAAATCTTTGTTGGAGTGCGTTGAGGCAGACAGCCTATTTCTCATTAAATTTTCTTTGGTGGTCATAGGGACAGTCCTTGCGCCGAAAACGGGGGTCGATATCACTTCGGGGTACTTGCACTCCCTTAGGGTTACCAGGGACATTCGCCACAAGAACTGGGCGACTGCGGGGTTCAGGTATCTGATGAACTCAATTTTCAGATTCCGAAATAAGGCGACGAAGAATGTATCTCGTCGCACCTTATTCCTCCAGGTACattga